The Elaeis guineensis isolate ETL-2024a chromosome 14, EG11, whole genome shotgun sequence genomic sequence agcaagggtttccacacgtgctagcatgcttactagaaccctgattgaatccaaaattacaatcaacctttttcaaaagggtccttggccaatttttatatgtgtgtgatccattgggttccacatctagctggcagtaggtccgagtataagttgaccaaatttgattagatttcaatctaattgatttaggtccaatcgagctaacccgagcgcaataattagaatcatttttaattggcaatcaaattaaactctttaattcgatcaaaaatttataagtcaagattgatatctagcaatgtatcatgactatccagaagatataaaatttgataaaaataccaaatatacccttcagtggtaaattaccatgcaattcaatcgattgatcatccttgcaccttgaatatgttcatgagtatggaatcatgtcaaactcaaacacatattcatatcgattcttaattaaccaataatgactccaatgaagaagcattagaaactcttttaaatcttcttcctacttttgaccaaaagacttttctgagtcatctaggattgagaatacacaggatgcgatctcctcttactaggagtgatcgattccatattgacctactcacaaccttcatacacactccaccatatccagaacaccccgtacatatcttaataccatgcctgggtatgatccaaaatatgggttcatgtgcacaagattctgtGGTGgtttcaagtctaaggatcacttgcacaactctcacttagagaaccatctttgacatgtaaataaggcttccattagatgttctctttcatcaagtcaattcagtgaactcatttctgAAATGAGCACCTATGTCCTTGTATTaatgtctcacacaagtgactagtaagatctgccaccctcttcattgagcatacatagaatgtgccagtctatctggaacattaatCTCTgattcaatgctcctacgatcagaaatatttaggattaggattttaagattttagatctcactagcatgacccattcatgtcttctaaaattattatcctaatctttggggttcatcataatcttagacatattaagatgcagctaatatgatgaatcaatgtctcaaataataaatatcatttcatgagttgaaaaattttaaagaaagtcccatcacaacacacttacgattggcttatagggcactcttctttcaaggaGGGTGTTCAAGAAAACACAAGAGTGTTGTGCTACCCAAATTAGAGAAGAATAGTCTTGAAGGAGCTTGTGTCTTGATCCagtctctgtgtggatcaccattggagggcgaacgctTGGGTGCCTAGTGAAagttctatcaaaattttttggatttagcgatcaggtattcttctatatcttctGTAGTGTCATGCATGTTTGGATATCTGATTGTTAATCACCAAGGAGGTTTTAACTTAGGGTAtgataattatgattttattaCGCAAAGTTATGAAATTCATACTTCCACTGTGCTATCATaacccaacagtgatatcagagccaatcTTGATTGGTTCAATTATATGAGCATGTCTATATATAGAATTATATATACATGCGAGTTGCATGCATATGATATACTATATGTGTTATATTATGTAAATAACTTTGTtatgatttatttaatatatatttgttaGATCATAATCATGTAGTTAAATTTTTAAGGATGTGCTTGTGACcactaaagccctcataaaaaattatattaagtcacagTGATCAGAACCAGTGGCTAACCAATTCTTgagtcgattaatcaattggtatctaggcAAGTGttaaaggtggttctttaattggtttcgttgattgacttaactaatttattggtgtctaagaaaagcaacggagagaACCCCacatacttatctgaccaattgggttagtctaaatCTTGAATTTGGTCTGCTCAGTGTTTATTACACTACTaaagccttccttcatgctaagatgattattattttaagaatcatagtaagtttgttgtgctatccacaaaacttACTATGGGACTAATATAATAAAATCTTGGTGCATTAtgaatgcttatggcatatttgaattattattgctttgttgtgctatccacaagagcaatattaatttcaaatatggctatatagaaatgaagggtttgacttaactaaaatattatggtttgttgtgctatctacaagactataaatattttagaggcagTTTATGTTGAGAATATAATTGGAAAAGTTTTCCTACCTTTGATCTCACtgaagtttgttgtgctatccacaagacttctttaaggaataaagatctcaaccccactaagagatcGATTTAGGATTTCTCGTCTATCATAGAGAGGGCTACgatatataataaaatagtgagagcaataactagaataaaaagatctcatctagttatatATGTCACCATGAATCGTCTGCTTATATGATTATTCTTAATTCTTGTAGATTAAAACTCTACATTATGGCTACTTCACTCTCACTACATTGCATCCTTGATGCAAATAAGCTGActgatcccaattatgtggactagcTGAGAAACTTGCATATAATGCTTATGCAAGAAAAGTTGTCTTACATTCTGGACACACCTGACCCTAGTCCAGTCAGTGAAGATGCTTCAAAGGAGGAaaaggccacatataagatgtgacaAAATGATAGCATGGTTGTTAAATGTATAATGTTGGCCTCCATGAGTAATGAATTATAGAGGCAACATGAGGAAATGGATGCTTCTTTCAtactgctcaatttaaaagagctataTAGAGAACAGAgccgaactgctagatatgaattatctaagTAGTTGTTTCGGGCTTGGATGACTGAGGGAACTCCAGTTCAAAATCATGTACTGAAGATGATTGACTTGATCatcaaattaggtcaattaggaTTCACCATGGATGCAGAACTCAGTCAAGATCTAATCCTCCAGTCTCTCCCAGAATCATTCTCCCAGTTTGTGGTGAATTACCATATAAACAAACTAGATATTTTCCTGCTAGAGCTAttaaatatgttgaaaatagctaaaaatcatataaagggAGAAAGAGGTCCACTTCTTATGGtggataaaaataaatatggcaggaagggttcaaagaaaggaaagaaattgAACCCTAAAAGAAGcaccttcaagaagaagaaggcaaagcatGTCCCTGCAGATATGACAtgttatcactatggcaagacgggacattggaaaagaaattgcaagagttTTCTTGCAAAGATGAAAGAAAATGCAAGTGTGGCACACAAAggtatatatatgatacatactaTATTTTCACTAAGTTCTTCAGCAAGTAAttcatgggtattggataccgtatgtggttctcatatttgcaattcgttgtaggggttaCAGAGAATCAAAGGGCTGAAGAAAAGTGAGTTCAAGCTTTTCGGTGTTAGTGGAAAATCAATCTCTACTGAAGCTGTGGGAACTTACCTGCTGGAGCTACCATCAAAAAAAACTCTAGAattagaaaaatattattatatgccAAAGATTTTGAGAAATATCATATCTGTACCTCTTTTAATATAATgtggatatgaaataaaatttataggcAGTGGTTGCTCTATATTTCATGCAAATGAATTATTTGGCaatggatattttgataatggtcttctaattctattacttaataaaaatattttttatattcatgaaaatataaaaagaaagagagaagatataaaTATGTCATTTCTCTGGCATTGCCGTCTTGGTCATATTGGTGAGTCAAGGATAATCAAGTTgtacaaagagaaattctttgaaccatatgattttgaatcatatgaaacttgtgaatcttgtctcatgagaaaAATAATCAAGACTCCATTCTCTGGACATGAAAAAAGGGTAAATAAGTTATTAGCCTTAGTACATtcagatgtatgtgggcccatgacaaCTTTAGCTAGAGAAAGATATTCCTATtttattacttttacagatgacttatcaagatatggatatgtgtacCTCATGGAACATAAATTCGATgcatttgataagtttaaggaatatcaaaagatggttgaaAAACAAATTGGAAAAGATATTAAAgtccttcgatctaatcgaggtggCGAGtatttatccagtgaattttttgatcatcttaaaggataaggaattctctctgaatagacacctccttatacgccacagttgaatagtgtagcagaaaggaggaatcgtactcTTATGGAAATGGTACGGTCTATGATGTGCTAtgctgatcttccaatatctttccaAGGATATGCCTTGGAAACTGCTGCATATATTCTTAATAGAGTGCCTTCAAAATCAGGACCTAACactccatatgaattatggaaCAGTAGGAAGCCCAGTCTTAAACATCTCAAAATAtggggctgtcctacttatgttaaaaatatttttggacataagctaggtGCAAGGTCGGACAAttatttatttgtaggatatcctaagaaaattagaggatattatttctaccaccctactaaacaaaaggtaattgtcagtaggcatgccatattcttgaaaaaaaaattcatccaagaaggaggcagtggaaaGAATATTGAACTCAAGGAATTTCAAGACCTATAAAGTGTTCTAGAATTACCAACGAAAGTTTCTCAACCAGAAGTACCTAGTAATGTGGTACATCCAAAAtttacacctcctctccgaaggtcagatagagtgcattatgcacccttaagatatggtttcatcataaaaaatgataatgAGACTAGTATCATTCAAGATAATGATCCATTGACTTATTCGGAAGCCGTCATGAGTgaagactctgacaagtggctcgatgctatgaaatctgaaatggactcaatgtattccaaccaagtgtggacactagttgatgcacctgagggtgtaaccccaataggatgcaagtgggtcttcaaaaagaagatcggagcagatggccaaattgaaacctacaaagctaggttagtggcaaaATGTTTCAGACAAAAGCAAGGGATTGATTataatgaaactttttcaccagtggctatgctgaaGTCTATACGGATTTTACTTGCTGTAGCTGCATTCTATGATtacgaaatctgacagatggatgtcaagactatctttcttaatggtaatcttgaggaagaggtttatatgactcagccagaaagTTTTGTCTCCAATAGGAGGCCAaaccaggtatgcaagcttaaaagatctatttatggattaaagcaggcatcaaAGAATTGAaatatccgatttgatatgacagtcaaagagtttggcgtcataaaaaatatggatgaaccatgtgtatataagaaggctAGTGGGAGTGCTTTGGTCTTCTTAGTattatatgtcgatgacatactattgattgggaatgatatcccaatactcCAGTcaatcaaaacttggctatctaataagtttttcataaaaaattggggtgaagcatcctacattttgggtataaagatctatagagatagatctaaaagaatgttaggtttatcccaatctaggtacattgacttagtattgaagagattcaacatggagggaagtaaaagaggttacttatctaTAAGTCAAGGCATACATTTCTCTAAGAAAACATGTCCAAAGACatcgaaagaaagagaaagaatgaattctatcccttatgctttgacagtaggatctattatgtatgccatattatgtactaggcctgatgtggcttatgcattAGGCATAGTCAGTAGGTATCAAGCTGATCCagaagaagatcattggaaagatgtgaaaaatattcttaagtatctgagaaaaactaaagatatttttttaatatatggagGATCAGAATTAAAGCTAGAAGGATAtacagattttagttttcaatccgatctagatgatagcaaatcaattttaggatatatttttacccTGAATGGagaagcagtgagttggaagagttcgaagcagcaaacagtagctaaCTCAACTACtgaagcagagtacattgctgctagtgaagctgctaaggaagctgtttggatgaagaaattcatcatggagTTAGGAGTTATTCCTGCGATTGAAGGACTAGTgtctctttattgtgacaatactgatactgttattcaagctaaagaatcaagatctcatcatagatcaaagtacatcctcagacgcttccatcttgttcgagagattatcgaaagacaagatgttatattAGAATGAGTAGAaactaagaataatatagcagacctattcactaaggcATTATCACAGCAACTGTTTGATCgctatcttgattgtatgggattaaaatacaaaagtgattggctttagtgcaagtgggagattaaaagaacaagtgccctacaagccaatcacaagggTTATATGATGGGACTTATTCAAATATTCTTCCAATTTAtgtaaagatatttatttttgatataaataaaaatgaggtattttttattcatcatttcagttacatctttttatattaaggattatgatgaacctcatagattaggataatgattttagaggacatgaatgagtcatgcctgtgagatctaaaatcctaaaatcctaatcttaaatatttttggtcgTAAGAAtgttgagttggagatcaatgttcggaaagactggcacatcctttgtatgctcaatagagaggatggc encodes the following:
- the LOC140853770 gene encoding uncharacterized protein → MDAELSQDLILQSLPESFSQFVVNYHINKLDIFLLELLNMLKIAKNHIKGERGPLLMVDKNKYGRKGSKKGKKLNPKRSTFKKKKAKHVPADMTCYHYGKTGHWKRNCKSFLAKMKENASVAHKGVTENQRAEEK